One genomic region from Candidatus Eremiobacterota bacterium encodes:
- a CDS encoding YeeE/YedE thiosulfate transporter family protein → MNVITLLSGVLFGFILSRVGATSYNYIQKMFLLIDLHLMGVIGLAVVVGALGIQVIKRTRMKAIDGKEIQVQPKEGHRGIIAGGLIFGVGWALTGSCPGTILSQIGEGKLAALFTFAGMLAGTYLFGVLSPRLARLMEPVQKGRK, encoded by the coding sequence ATGAACGTCATCACCCTTCTTTCAGGAGTGCTCTTCGGTTTCATCCTCTCCCGCGTGGGGGCTACGAGCTACAACTATATCCAGAAGATGTTCCTTCTCATAGACCTTCACCTGATGGGCGTTATCGGCCTCGCAGTGGTCGTGGGAGCCCTGGGGATCCAGGTAATCAAAAGGACTCGCATGAAAGCCATTGACGGGAAAGAGATTCAGGTGCAGCCCAAGGAGGGCCACAGGGGAATCATTGCCGGGGGCCTCATCTTCGGCGTGGGATGGGCTCTCACCGGGTCGTGCCCCGGCACCATCCTCAGCCAGATAGGCGAGGGAAAGCTCGCAGCCCTCTTCACCTTTGCGGGGATGCTGGCCGGCACGTATCTCTTCGGAGTCCTCTCGCCGCGCCTGGCGCGCCTCATGGAGCCTGTGCAAAAAGGCAGGAAATAG
- a CDS encoding 3-hydroxyacyl-CoA dehydrogenase family protein yields the protein MENCEIKTVGIVGCGLMGSGWAQLCVSKGYRVIVAEQDQKSLERGLAIVKAGLESTGGPGGREAAEEKIRGTLTLDDMAACDVVVETIPEKMYLKKKVFIELDRVCADHAVLATNTSVLSVLDIAKATRRPERVLGFNTNPLIFPIAEIIETIVLAPGVLEAGRKFMVSLDKEVIIVKDSPGFILNRLITSVVLNSIRLVESGIASAHDIDRVITVSLGWKTGPLALADTIGLDTVLFGATSLYHDLNDPQFAPPLILKKMVTAGLLGKKSGKGFFDYPRSSPE from the coding sequence ATGGAGAACTGCGAGATCAAAACGGTGGGAATCGTCGGCTGCGGCCTCATGGGCTCGGGGTGGGCGCAGCTCTGCGTATCGAAAGGATACAGGGTAATCGTGGCGGAGCAGGATCAGAAGTCCCTTGAAAGGGGGCTCGCCATCGTGAAGGCCGGCCTGGAAAGCACCGGGGGCCCCGGGGGAAGAGAAGCGGCAGAGGAAAAGATAAGAGGCACCCTCACCCTTGACGATATGGCGGCCTGTGATGTCGTGGTTGAGACAATCCCCGAGAAGATGTACCTCAAGAAGAAAGTTTTTATAGAGCTTGACAGGGTCTGTGCCGATCATGCAGTGCTCGCCACCAACACTTCAGTGCTCTCGGTCCTTGACATAGCGAAGGCCACCAGGAGACCTGAAAGGGTCCTCGGATTCAATACCAACCCCCTCATTTTCCCCATTGCGGAGATAATCGAGACTATTGTCCTCGCCCCCGGCGTTCTTGAGGCGGGGAGGAAGTTCATGGTGTCCCTTGACAAGGAGGTCATCATAGTCAAGGACTCCCCCGGCTTCATCCTCAACAGGCTCATCACCTCCGTGGTGCTCAATTCCATAAGGCTTGTTGAATCAGGCATAGCAAGCGCCCATGACATTGACAGGGTCATCACCGTCTCCCTTGGCTGGAAAACAGGCCCCCTGGCCCTGGCAGACACCATCGGCCTCGATACGGTCCTTTTTGGCGCCACGTCGCTCTACCATGATCTCAACGATCCGCAGTTCGCTCCTCCCCTGATATTGAAAAAGATGGTGACGGCAGGCCTTCTCGGGAAGAAATCAGGAAAAGGATTCTTTGACTACCCCCGGTCGTCGCCTGAATAA
- the sulP gene encoding sulfate permease, producing the protein MKTFKEKLTSIFPLAGDLGTYDRRDFRGDLAAGITTAVLLIPQAMAYAMIAGLPPRTGLYASLVPLALYALLGTSRQLSVGPVAIISLLVASAPGALRADPAEFAAYAALLALLAGAILVALGTLRFGFVDNFLSHPVVTGYTAAAALIIAVSQLKNLTGLPLMDHHLVFMTIADAAGHLGGLHGATVAVGLISIAVIWLLKQISPSTPGALIVLLAWALLAIPESSPVHDIALVGEIPAGLPGFQLPRLEAREVFTLLPLAATIALLAFIESVSVARMLAARSRRAVDADRELVALGLANIGGSLTGGYPVTGGFSRTAVNYDAGARTGVASLITAAFVMITLLYLTHYLAFIPRAALAAVIVVAVAGLIDIKAIRSVFKVKRNDGYVLLATFAITLLSGVEQGLIAGVLISLALHLWQSVKPHMAVLGRVQGNDGVDLYRNIGRYPTEPMPHFIIVRPDAPLFFANVKYLEHRMLSLLAEEREARFIIIDGSGINDIDSSALDSLRAFADNIREQGCGLYMASLKGPVRDIMQSAKFYEFLGEDHCFETVHGAVMALENLPRPDNPRHPEPAP; encoded by the coding sequence ATGAAGACCTTTAAAGAGAAGCTCACCTCGATCTTCCCCCTGGCAGGCGATCTTGGCACTTACGACCGCAGGGACTTCCGCGGCGACCTCGCGGCAGGCATCACGACGGCAGTGCTTCTTATCCCCCAGGCGATGGCCTATGCCATGATCGCGGGCCTCCCTCCCCGCACGGGGCTCTATGCCTCGCTTGTGCCCCTGGCTCTCTATGCCCTGCTGGGCACCTCGCGGCAGCTTTCAGTGGGCCCCGTGGCCATAATATCCCTCCTTGTCGCTTCAGCGCCCGGCGCCCTCCGGGCCGATCCTGCAGAATTCGCCGCTTATGCCGCCCTTCTTGCCCTTCTCGCGGGAGCTATTCTTGTAGCCCTCGGCACGCTCAGATTCGGCTTCGTGGACAATTTCCTCTCCCACCCGGTAGTGACGGGCTATACGGCTGCAGCAGCCCTCATCATCGCCGTGAGCCAGCTTAAGAATCTCACCGGCCTTCCCCTCATGGATCACCACCTTGTATTCATGACGATCGCTGACGCGGCAGGCCATCTCGGCGGTCTGCACGGTGCCACCGTCGCGGTGGGCCTCATAAGCATCGCCGTCATCTGGCTTCTCAAGCAGATAAGCCCTTCAACCCCGGGAGCCCTCATTGTCCTCCTCGCATGGGCGCTGCTTGCCATCCCAGAAAGCAGCCCCGTCCACGATATCGCCCTGGTGGGCGAGATACCCGCAGGCCTTCCGGGCTTTCAGCTTCCCCGACTGGAAGCGCGGGAGGTTTTCACCCTTCTCCCCCTCGCGGCAACAATCGCGCTCCTTGCCTTTATTGAATCAGTCTCGGTGGCAAGGATGCTTGCGGCGAGGAGCCGCAGGGCTGTCGATGCGGACAGGGAGCTTGTTGCGCTCGGCCTGGCAAACATAGGCGGTTCCCTTACGGGCGGCTACCCTGTCACCGGGGGCTTTTCCCGCACCGCCGTGAATTATGATGCGGGGGCCCGCACAGGGGTGGCATCGCTCATCACCGCAGCTTTCGTGATGATAACCCTCCTCTATCTCACTCACTACCTTGCCTTCATCCCCAGGGCGGCGCTTGCCGCCGTCATTGTCGTTGCCGTTGCGGGGCTTATTGATATCAAGGCCATCCGGTCTGTCTTCAAGGTAAAGAGAAACGACGGCTACGTGCTCCTCGCCACCTTTGCCATCACCCTGCTTTCCGGCGTGGAGCAGGGACTCATTGCAGGTGTCCTCATATCGCTGGCCCTTCATCTCTGGCAGTCGGTGAAGCCCCACATGGCCGTGCTGGGAAGAGTCCAGGGAAATGACGGCGTGGATCTTTACCGGAACATCGGGCGTTACCCGACGGAACCTATGCCTCACTTCATCATCGTGAGGCCTGACGCCCCCCTTTTCTTCGCCAACGTGAAGTATCTCGAACACAGGATGCTCTCGCTTCTTGCCGAAGAGCGGGAAGCGCGGTTCATCATCATTGACGGGAGCGGGATCAACGATATCGACTCATCGGCCCTGGACTCGCTGAGGGCCTTTGCGGACAACATCAGGGAGCAGGGGTGCGGGCTTTACATGGCATCCCTGAAAGGCCCCGTGAGAGACATCATGCAATCGGCGAAATTCTATGAGTTCCTCGGCGAGGACCATTGCTTCGAGACCGTCCACGGGGCGGTGATGGCTCTTGAAAACCTGCCCCGCCCCGATAATCCCCGCCATCCCGAGCCGGCGCCGTGA
- a CDS encoding GspE/PulE family protein, which produces MFKLFDAFFDKNREADSSAVTGSFKESLITEEQLEKALLTQKKDKKGLIEALSSMGLLSQDELINLSNLKLFAIPSIRIQELLIEKGALRHVSRKFALQYLLIPLRVEKGTLVVAMTDPMDISAIEKLRTMTGMAVKPYHAESQDILEHINRLYEEKDTMDDFRGSVEEYADSAEEVEEEQEKKAPEVMVMSQSSPIIKMVNIILTRAVEKRASDIHIEPYREHTIIRLRVDGALVDFTTVPRATHQALASRVKLLGGMDISETRRPQDGKVRYLIHGQEVDFRISSLRTIHGEKLVIRVLNKSSGTFSLDRGGFSEHNYQRVLDILARPQGFFPVTGPTGSGKTTTLYAIIKRLATLDTNTITVEDPVEYELERVSQVPVNPKADVTFASALRTMLRQDPDIILIGEVRDLETAEIAVQASLTGHFVLTTLHTNDAPGAIIRLVDLGIQPYLLAYSVIGVIAQRLVRRICDSCREEQAMTDAVRQGLGRHFVPPEKLYRGKGCEACSYTGFQGRTALHEVLVMSDALAEQVITSRNPRKDLADVARSEGMRSLRDDALEKASQGITTLEEALTAT; this is translated from the coding sequence ATGTTCAAGCTCTTTGACGCATTTTTTGATAAGAACAGGGAAGCCGATTCTTCCGCGGTGACAGGCTCCTTCAAGGAAAGCCTGATCACCGAGGAGCAGCTTGAAAAAGCCCTTCTTACCCAGAAAAAGGACAAGAAGGGCCTCATCGAGGCCCTCTCCTCCATGGGCCTCCTGTCGCAGGACGAGCTTATCAACCTCTCCAACCTCAAGCTTTTTGCCATCCCTTCAATCAGAATCCAGGAACTGCTTATTGAAAAGGGCGCCCTGAGGCATGTCTCGCGGAAATTCGCCCTCCAGTATCTGCTCATCCCTCTTCGCGTGGAGAAGGGGACCCTTGTCGTCGCCATGACCGACCCCATGGACATCTCTGCCATTGAAAAGCTCCGCACCATGACGGGCATGGCCGTGAAGCCCTATCACGCCGAGAGCCAGGATATCCTGGAGCATATCAACAGGCTCTACGAGGAGAAGGACACCATGGACGACTTCAGGGGATCGGTGGAGGAATATGCCGATTCGGCCGAGGAGGTGGAAGAGGAGCAGGAAAAGAAAGCCCCCGAGGTGATGGTGATGAGCCAGTCATCGCCCATCATCAAGATGGTGAACATCATCCTCACGAGGGCCGTGGAGAAGCGGGCCAGCGACATCCATATAGAGCCATACAGGGAGCACACCATAATAAGGCTGAGGGTTGACGGCGCCCTTGTGGATTTCACCACCGTCCCCCGGGCAACGCACCAGGCCCTGGCCTCACGGGTCAAGCTCCTCGGCGGCATGGATATCTCCGAGACCAGGCGCCCCCAGGACGGCAAGGTCCGCTATCTTATTCACGGCCAGGAGGTGGATTTCAGGATTTCCTCGCTGAGGACCATTCATGGGGAGAAGCTGGTGATAAGGGTCCTCAACAAGTCGTCGGGGACTTTTTCGCTGGATCGGGGGGGCTTTTCCGAGCACAACTACCAGCGGGTCCTGGACATCCTCGCGAGGCCCCAGGGCTTCTTTCCCGTCACCGGGCCCACGGGGAGCGGCAAGACCACGACCCTGTACGCGATCATCAAAAGGCTTGCCACTCTTGATACCAATACTATCACCGTCGAGGACCCTGTGGAATATGAGCTTGAGCGGGTGAGCCAGGTCCCCGTGAATCCCAAGGCCGACGTTACCTTCGCGAGCGCCCTGAGAACCATGCTCCGCCAGGATCCCGACATCATCCTGATAGGCGAGGTAAGGGATCTTGAGACTGCCGAGATAGCCGTGCAGGCCTCCCTCACGGGACATTTCGTGCTCACCACCCTCCATACGAACGATGCTCCCGGGGCGATCATCAGGCTTGTCGATCTCGGGATCCAGCCATATCTCCTTGCCTACTCAGTGATCGGCGTCATCGCGCAGCGCCTTGTCAGGAGAATCTGTGATTCCTGCAGGGAGGAGCAAGCCATGACAGACGCCGTCCGCCAGGGGCTGGGAAGGCATTTCGTCCCCCCTGAAAAGCTCTACAGGGGAAAGGGGTGCGAAGCCTGCAGCTACACGGGCTTCCAGGGCCGTACGGCCCTTCACGAGGTGCTGGTGATGTCAGATGCTCTCGCGGAGCAGGTCATCACCTCAAGGAACCCGAGAAAGGATCTCGCCGACGTGGCCCGGAGCGAGGGGATGAGAAGCCTGAGGGATGATGCCCTCGAAAAGGCGTCGCAGGGCATCACGACCCTGGAGGAGGCCCTCACGGCCACATAG